In the genome of Polaribacter atrinae, one region contains:
- a CDS encoding SusD/RagB family nutrient-binding outer membrane lipoprotein, producing the protein MKNYKNIFLAIFVFSTFFTACTNGFEEINTNNNNPESVAPQFLLTNILSVSSDLNAYDQGFRQANYLAQFSASIEFERIDRYEMGSNSEYWNAIFGLLSDIESIQNSETTNSAYNAVGDIMKSYLFSQLTDLWSDVPYTAALGAIDGVFSPKYDTQENIYTDPETGILAVLKKAVTTLENNNAIIEGDVLFNGDLSKWIKFANSLQVRYLVRISKRLSDFSDLQALADSGNIMQSNNDNAVLPYLSTSPNQFPLFNAASGINNEHTMTITVEEILKSWDDPRMGVLYKPTNATANTTAEFHGLLNGQSSNSIAASGVDLNNISLFGAIFRDTPNGVDAQYMQYSETQFALAEAVVKGFISGDANTYYQNGITASFDYYNTEIPADYFTRTAIALDGSEDDITKIMTQKWLSLISVGHEAWFNIRRTGIPNLIAGPDNFNQDRYPVRYLYPESEQASNNTNYKEAAERIGGDNINSKGWWEKD; encoded by the coding sequence ATGAAAAATTATAAAAACATATTTTTAGCAATCTTCGTTTTTAGTACGTTTTTTACTGCGTGTACTAACGGTTTCGAAGAAATTAATACAAATAATAATAATCCAGAATCTGTTGCTCCGCAATTTTTATTAACCAATATTCTTTCAGTTTCTTCAGATTTAAACGCATACGACCAAGGCTTTAGACAAGCCAATTATTTAGCTCAATTTTCGGCTAGTATTGAGTTTGAACGTATTGATCGTTATGAAATGGGATCTAATAGTGAGTATTGGAATGCTATTTTTGGTTTGCTTTCTGATATTGAATCGATACAAAATTCAGAAACCACAAACAGTGCTTATAATGCGGTTGGTGATATTATGAAAAGTTATTTATTTTCTCAACTTACCGATTTATGGAGTGATGTTCCATATACAGCAGCTTTAGGGGCTATTGATGGTGTTTTTTCTCCTAAATACGATACGCAAGAAAATATTTATACAGATCCTGAAACAGGTATTTTGGCAGTTTTAAAAAAGGCTGTTACAACATTAGAAAACAACAATGCTATTATTGAAGGTGATGTTTTATTTAATGGCGATTTAAGTAAATGGATAAAATTTGCCAACTCTTTACAAGTCCGTTATTTAGTACGTATTAGTAAACGTTTAAGTGATTTTTCAGATTTACAAGCTTTAGCCGATTCAGGTAACATCATGCAATCGAACAACGATAATGCGGTTCTTCCTTATTTAAGTACATCACCCAATCAGTTTCCTTTGTTTAATGCAGCTTCTGGTATTAATAATGAACATACCATGACGATTACTGTAGAAGAAATTTTAAAATCTTGGGACGATCCTAGAATGGGAGTTTTATATAAACCAACAAATGCAACGGCTAATACTACCGCAGAATTTCATGGTTTATTAAACGGACAATCTAGTAATAGTATTGCCGCTAGTGGTGTAGACTTAAATAATATTTCTTTATTCGGAGCTATTTTTAGAGATACTCCTAATGGCGTAGATGCACAATACATGCAATATTCCGAAACTCAATTTGCTTTGGCAGAAGCTGTTGTAAAAGGTTTTATTTCTGGTGATGCTAATACGTATTACCAAAACGGAATTACAGCTAGTTTTGATTATTATAACACAGAAATTCCTGCAGATTATTTTACAAGAACTGCTATTGCTTTAGACGGAAGTGAAGATGATATCACAAAAATTATGACTCAAAAATGGTTGAGTTTAATTTCTGTAGGTCATGAAGCTTGGTTTAATATTCGAAGAACAGGAATTCCTAATTTAATAGCTGGTCCAGATAATTTTAACCAAGACCGTTACCCAGTTCGTTATTTGTATCCAGAATCTGAACAAGCTTCTAATAACACTAATTATAAAGAAGCAGCAGAAAGGATTGGTGGAGATAATATTAATAGTAAAGGTTGGTGGGAAAAAGATTAA
- a CDS encoding nucleoside hydrolase has product MKTIYTFILFLLISAFAEAQQKPIHLIIDADTANEVDDLFALVRAIDEPAFNLLGITSAQFHTSPQATENTVSESQQINEQIIKVMNRPEIKLPLGSNVPLASMTTPSPSKASKFIIEKAHEMKDNEKLDLVILGSCTNVASAILEDPSIISKIRVNYLGFWHTVKTNTYNKKEFNSGNDPLAVDVLLNTVDLEFNVMTATTSQHLVFKKKTIDKQLKGKGGIKDILVNRWDTYNRWWTKKDPKKKEWVMWDVALIEALINPEYATITPLETPKENTKRTIGVYTDLDKKAMEKAFWKHLNKL; this is encoded by the coding sequence ATGAAAACGATATACACATTTATACTGTTCTTACTGATTTCTGCCTTTGCAGAAGCACAACAAAAACCAATACATTTAATTATAGATGCAGACACAGCAAATGAGGTTGACGACCTCTTTGCGCTTGTACGTGCTATAGATGAACCGGCATTTAATCTTTTAGGAATTACATCTGCACAGTTTCATACATCGCCACAAGCAACTGAAAATACGGTTAGCGAAAGTCAGCAAATTAATGAACAGATTATAAAGGTGATGAATCGCCCAGAAATTAAATTGCCTTTAGGTAGTAATGTTCCGTTAGCATCTATGACAACGCCTTCTCCTTCTAAAGCTTCTAAGTTTATTATAGAAAAAGCGCACGAAATGAAGGATAACGAAAAATTAGATTTGGTTATTTTAGGTTCTTGTACCAATGTTGCTTCTGCAATTTTAGAAGATCCTTCTATCATTTCTAAAATTCGTGTAAATTATCTTGGTTTTTGGCACACGGTAAAAACCAATACGTATAACAAAAAAGAGTTTAATTCTGGTAATGATCCACTTGCAGTGGATGTACTTTTAAATACGGTAGATTTAGAATTTAATGTGATGACGGCAACTACTTCTCAGCATTTAGTTTTTAAAAAGAAAACGATAGATAAGCAGTTAAAAGGAAAAGGCGGAATTAAAGATATTTTAGTAAATCGTTGGGATACGTATAATCGTTGGTGGACAAAAAAAGATCCTAAAAAGAAAGAATGGGTAATGTGGGATGTTGCTCTTATTGAGGCTTTAATAAACCCAGAATATGCAACGATAACGCCTTTAGAAACACCAAAAGAAAACACAAAACGAACTATTGGTGTCTACACAGATTTAGATAAAAAAGCAATGGAAAAAGCATTTTGGAAACACCTTAATAAATTATAA
- a CDS encoding phosphotransferase, with translation MKYIDIHTDLKIIKEFLLEINFLKESEEILSAEKPGEGNMNVVLRVTTNQRSFIVKQSRPFVQKYQDIPAPEDRIDVEYQFYKAIESPAITCHIPKVLAYDTKNYVLILEDLGNCEDMSLVYKNRVIETESIQLLVDILSNIHKSEVSNTYPENKELRALNHQHIFVLPFAVDNGFSLDTIQDGLEAVSQTYKNDEKLKAEIALVGECYLSEGTTLLHGDYYPGSWMTKGDEVYVIDPEFSFKGFAEFDLGVMAAHMVMATGNKLMISKIKQAYTLKLDEHLFLQIIGIEIMRRLIGLAQLPLDRTLDEKKELLEIARLLIID, from the coding sequence ATGAAGTATATTGATATACATACAGATTTAAAAATCATCAAAGAATTTCTATTAGAAATCAATTTTTTAAAGGAGTCTGAAGAAATTTTATCCGCAGAAAAACCAGGAGAAGGTAATATGAATGTGGTGTTGCGTGTAACAACAAATCAACGTTCTTTTATTGTAAAACAATCGCGTCCTTTTGTACAGAAGTATCAAGATATTCCTGCGCCAGAAGACCGAATTGATGTAGAATATCAGTTTTATAAAGCTATTGAAAGTCCTGCAATAACTTGTCATATTCCTAAAGTTCTTGCTTACGATACTAAAAATTATGTATTAATTTTAGAAGATTTAGGAAATTGTGAAGACATGAGTCTTGTTTATAAAAATCGTGTTATTGAAACGGAATCAATTCAACTTTTGGTGGATATACTTTCTAATATCCATAAAAGTGAAGTTTCTAATACGTATCCAGAAAACAAAGAATTACGCGCTTTAAATCATCAACATATATTTGTTTTACCTTTTGCTGTTGATAATGGTTTTTCTTTAGATACCATTCAAGATGGTTTAGAAGCGGTATCACAAACTTATAAAAATGATGAAAAATTAAAAGCAGAAATTGCTTTAGTTGGAGAATGTTATTTATCCGAAGGAACAACTTTACTACACGGAGATTATTATCCGGGTAGTTGGATGACTAAAGGGGATGAGGTGTATGTAATTGACCCGGAATTTAGTTTTAAAGGTTTTGCAGAATTTGATTTGGGTGTTATGGCGGCACATATGGTGATGGCAACTGGAAATAAATTAATGATTTCTAAAATAAAACAAGCGTATACATTAAAGTTAGATGAGCACCTTTTCTTACAAATAATAGGTATTGAAATAATGAGAAGATTAATTGGTTTAGCCCAACTTCCGTTGGATAGAACTTTAGATGAAAAGAAAGAATTACTTGAAATAGCGAGATTATTAATTATTGATTAA
- the arfB gene encoding alternative ribosome rescue aminoacyl-tRNA hydrolase ArfB, whose protein sequence is MNKENILKELNFKAIRSSGAGGQHVNKTSSKIELTFDLENSPSLSDNEKELLKTKLSSKLTKENNLILFCEESRSQHRNKDLAIKRFLELLRVNLIRPKKRRPTKPSKSSVRKNAEKKKRTSVKKALRKKPGLD, encoded by the coding sequence ATGAACAAAGAAAACATACTAAAAGAACTTAATTTTAAAGCCATTAGAAGCTCTGGAGCTGGTGGCCAACATGTAAATAAAACGTCTTCTAAAATTGAATTAACTTTCGATTTAGAAAACTCACCGTCTCTTTCTGATAACGAAAAAGAACTTTTAAAAACCAAACTTTCTTCTAAATTAACAAAAGAAAATAACCTCATCTTATTTTGTGAAGAATCTCGTTCTCAGCACAGAAATAAAGATTTAGCTATCAAACGTTTTTTAGAATTATTACGTGTCAATTTAATTCGTCCGAAAAAAAGAAGACCTACAAAACCAAGTAAATCTTCTGTTCGAAAAAATGCTGAAAAGAAAAAGAGAACTTCTGTGAAAAAAGCATTGAGAAAAAAACCAGGATTAGATTAA
- a CDS encoding AAA family ATPase has protein sequence MEKELKQAPINIVKVVLFGPESSGKTTLSRHLARYYNTVWAPEFAREYLQEKWNNERKTCEKEDLLPIAIGQMKLENSLAKKADKILICDTDLLETKVYSEEFYGGFVDERLNEAASENTYDLYLLTYIDTPWEEDDLRDRPELRLEMFNAFEKSLIDNNRPYILLKGDKETRLRNATEAINKIIADKENLHSFSDSLQDVDMHFLHQNTGDFGTPFEY, from the coding sequence ATGGAAAAAGAACTTAAACAAGCACCAATTAACATCGTAAAAGTTGTTTTATTCGGACCTGAATCTTCTGGTAAAACAACACTTTCTCGTCATTTAGCACGTTATTATAATACAGTTTGGGCGCCAGAATTTGCACGTGAATATTTACAAGAAAAATGGAACAACGAGCGTAAAACGTGCGAAAAAGAAGATTTACTTCCTATTGCCATCGGACAAATGAAATTAGAAAATTCTTTAGCAAAAAAGGCTGATAAAATTTTAATTTGTGATACCGATTTATTAGAAACAAAAGTATATTCCGAAGAATTTTATGGTGGTTTTGTTGATGAAAGACTAAACGAAGCTGCAAGCGAAAACACATACGATTTGTACTTATTAACATACATAGACACGCCTTGGGAAGAAGATGATTTACGAGACAGACCAGAGCTACGTTTAGAAATGTTTAATGCTTTTGAAAAATCTTTAATAGACAATAACAGACCTTATATTTTATTAAAAGGAGATAAAGAAACCCGTTTAAGGAATGCTACAGAAGCTATTAATAAAATAATTGCTGATAAAGAAAATTTACATTCTTTTTCTGATTCTTTACAAGATGTAGACATGCACTTTCTACATCAAAATACGGGTGATTTTGGCACTCCATTTGAGTATTAA
- the pnuC gene encoding nicotinamide riboside transporter PnuC: MLEIINFLFGQYKTYSTIDISLEIVAIIFGFLSVWYSKQNKIWVFPTGMISTLIFVYLLYKWELLGDMMINAYYFIMSVYGWYIWTYKSDGEHETPISRTTLKEKKLSIVIFIATLIFVYAVYTYFEKWTSWTAYVDTFTTAIFFVGMWLMAKRKIENWIYWIVGDIISAPLYFYKGFTFTSFQYLIFTFIAIFGYLAWKKNLNKHQLTS, encoded by the coding sequence ATGTTAGAGATTATCAATTTCCTTTTTGGACAGTACAAAACCTATTCTACTATAGACATCTCTTTAGAAATTGTTGCCATAATCTTCGGTTTTTTATCGGTTTGGTATTCTAAACAGAATAAAATTTGGGTGTTTCCTACAGGAATGATTAGCACTCTAATTTTTGTATACCTTTTGTATAAATGGGAACTTTTAGGTGATATGATGATAAATGCTTACTACTTTATAATGAGTGTTTATGGTTGGTATATTTGGACATATAAAAGTGATGGAGAGCATGAAACGCCAATAAGCAGAACAACATTAAAGGAAAAAAAACTGAGTATTGTTATTTTTATAGCAACACTTATTTTTGTGTATGCCGTATATACTTATTTTGAAAAATGGACAAGTTGGACCGCCTATGTAGACACCTTTACAACAGCAATTTTCTTTGTAGGTATGTGGTTAATGGCAAAACGAAAAATAGAAAACTGGATTTATTGGATTGTTGGAGACATCATTTCTGCGCCTCTCTATTTCTATAAAGGGTTTACTTTTACTAGTTTTCAGTATTTAATATTTACTTTTATAGCAATATTTGGTTATTTAGCATGGAAAAAGAACTTAAACAAGCACCAATTAACATCGTAA
- a CDS encoding geranylgeranylglyceryl/heptaprenylglyceryl phosphate synthase, whose protein sequence is MNIYQNILLAKKEGKKLLAVLIDPEKIDLDNIASFFEKVHLSIATHIFVGGSTDINNLTENVVAAIKKETQLPVVLFPGDVKQITQKADGILFLSLLSGRNPEYLIEQQIKSVPFLKDSNLEIISTGYILIDGQKETATQKVSNTKPIAQENTELILNTALAGELSGKKLIYLEAGSGATVPVDANITAVVNANLSIPLIVGGGIRTKKQLENAFNAGADLVVIGTAFENDEAFFNQLKK, encoded by the coding sequence GTGAATATTTATCAAAACATTTTATTAGCAAAAAAAGAGGGCAAAAAATTATTGGCCGTTTTAATAGATCCAGAAAAAATAGATCTAGATAACATTGCTTCTTTTTTCGAAAAAGTACATCTATCTATTGCTACGCATATTTTTGTTGGTGGCAGTACTGATATAAACAACCTAACCGAAAATGTGGTTGCTGCTATTAAAAAAGAAACTCAATTGCCTGTTGTTCTTTTTCCTGGTGATGTAAAACAAATAACACAAAAAGCAGATGGAATTCTATTTCTAAGCTTGCTTTCTGGTAGAAATCCGGAGTATTTAATAGAACAACAGATAAAAAGTGTTCCGTTTTTAAAGGATTCTAATTTAGAAATTATTTCTACGGGGTATATTTTAATTGACGGACAAAAAGAAACGGCTACTCAAAAAGTAAGCAACACAAAACCAATTGCACAAGAAAATACAGAACTGATTTTAAACACTGCTTTGGCTGGTGAATTGTCTGGTAAAAAATTGATTTATTTAGAAGCAGGTTCTGGAGCCACAGTACCTGTAGATGCAAATATTACCGCTGTTGTGAATGCTAATTTATCGATTCCTTTAATTGTTGGCGGAGGAATTAGAACAAAAAAACAATTAGAAAACGCTTTTAATGCTGGTGCAGATTTAGTAGTTATTGGTACTGCTTTCGAAAATGATGAAGCTTTTTTTAATCAACTTAAAAAATAA
- a CDS encoding helix-turn-helix domain-containing protein, with translation MKIPVLKIEQFKESHSLNDFYINSFSNHIELNKKLLSKPHSHNFYLCVLFTEGSGIHEIDFNSYTVNPGKVFFLKPGQTHFWKFDTKPEGFIFFHSQEFYNLKFLDHTLQSFPFFYSNQNPPLLELSTENLNKLKLKFEEIYVEYHQKKLLRELKIINTINNIYIELTRAYTANVNIEKLVSPYYAVILENLEDLINTHFYKEKFPKFYANQLNITTKHLNRVVKKALNKTTSQLISERIILESKRLIIHSENNLANIADTLQFSDYAYFSRFFKLNTGFTPMGFRKKYYFIK, from the coding sequence ATGAAGATACCTGTTTTAAAAATTGAACAATTTAAAGAATCACACTCATTAAATGATTTCTATATTAACTCTTTTTCTAATCATATTGAACTGAATAAGAAATTACTAAGCAAACCACACAGTCATAATTTTTACTTGTGTGTTCTTTTTACAGAAGGTTCTGGAATTCATGAAATTGATTTTAATTCTTACACAGTAAACCCAGGTAAGGTCTTTTTTCTAAAACCAGGACAAACACATTTTTGGAAATTTGATACAAAACCTGAAGGTTTTATATTTTTTCATTCGCAAGAGTTTTACAACCTAAAATTTTTAGACCACACACTGCAGTCATTTCCGTTTTTCTACTCTAATCAAAACCCTCCTTTATTAGAATTATCAACAGAAAATTTAAATAAATTAAAACTTAAGTTTGAAGAAATCTATGTAGAATATCATCAAAAAAAGCTATTAAGAGAGTTAAAAATAATAAATACCATAAACAACATATACATAGAATTAACAAGAGCTTACACTGCTAATGTTAATATAGAAAAATTAGTTTCTCCTTATTACGCTGTAATATTAGAGAATTTAGAAGATTTAATAAACACACATTTTTACAAAGAGAAGTTCCCTAAATTTTATGCCAATCAATTAAATATAACAACTAAGCACTTAAATAGAGTGGTAAAAAAAGCTCTTAACAAAACAACTAGTCAATTAATTTCTGAAAGAATTATTTTAGAGTCAAAGAGATTAATTATTCATTCTGAAAACAATTTAGCAAACATTGCAGACACTCTTCAGTTTTCTGATTACGCTTATTTTTCAAGGTTTTTTAAATTGAATACAGGTTTTACTCCTATGGGGTTTAGAAAAAAATATTATTTTATAAAATAG
- a CDS encoding DUF983 domain-containing protein → MANVIDVLKCKCPNCEDGEMFYKSGNFLLLKAPKMNSVCTKCSFKFEKEPGFFFGSMFVSYALVAAEMIASIVLFKVILGFSYINVVFIVLAVAVLLSTFNFRVSRSIWIYMFYSNESKKHTHT, encoded by the coding sequence ATGGCAAACGTAATTGATGTCTTAAAATGTAAATGTCCTAATTGTGAAGATGGAGAAATGTTTTACAAATCTGGAAACTTTCTTTTATTGAAAGCCCCTAAAATGAATTCAGTATGTACAAAATGTAGTTTTAAATTCGAAAAAGAACCAGGTTTCTTTTTTGGATCTATGTTTGTTAGTTATGCTTTGGTGGCTGCAGAAATGATAGCTAGTATCGTTTTATTTAAGGTAATCTTAGGTTTTTCGTACATAAACGTTGTGTTTATAGTACTTGCTGTAGCTGTATTACTAAGTACTTTTAATTTTAGAGTTTCTAGATCTATCTGGATCTATATGTTTTATAGCAATGAATCTAAAAAGCATACACACACGTAA
- a CDS encoding 4'-phosphopantetheinyl transferase family protein, with the protein MPLYKSLTINKNTKVFIWKIEESFNQLNTNVLLTDKSQTRLDGMKSDLHQRGFLSVRHLLKEAGYSDSDLVYDEFGKPHLKDGKFISITHSFTFSGLIISDNLHVGIDIEMQRDKILKIAHKFTHVKEYVTIANHDALISKLTIVWGGKESLYKIYGKKKLRFLENIYIEDFDFENAKTTGEIRYEGKTTAYNIEFLEFEGFTCVYAF; encoded by the coding sequence ATGCCTCTTTACAAAAGTTTAACGATTAACAAAAACACTAAAGTATTCATTTGGAAAATTGAAGAATCATTTAATCAATTAAATACAAACGTTTTACTTACTGATAAAAGTCAGACTCGTTTAGACGGAATGAAATCTGACCTACACCAAAGAGGTTTTTTAAGTGTGCGTCATTTATTAAAAGAAGCTGGTTATTCTGATTCGGATTTAGTTTATGATGAATTTGGAAAACCACACTTAAAGGATGGAAAGTTTATTTCTATAACACATTCCTTCACTTTTTCTGGGTTGATAATTTCTGATAATTTACATGTTGGTATTGATATTGAAATGCAACGTGATAAAATTCTGAAAATTGCGCACAAATTTACACACGTTAAAGAGTATGTAACCATTGCAAACCACGATGCTTTAATTAGTAAACTAACCATTGTTTGGGGAGGAAAAGAGAGCTTGTATAAAATATACGGAAAGAAAAAATTACGCTTTTTAGAAAATATTTATATAGAAGATTTTGATTTTGAAAATGCAAAAACGACTGGAGAAATTAGGTATGAAGGTAAAACCACTGCCTATAATATTGAGTTTTTAGAGTTTGAAGGTTTTACGTGTGTGTATGCTTTTTAG
- the ahcY gene encoding adenosylhomocysteinase, with product MSTKLAYVPNKVKDISLAAWGRKEILLAEAEMPGLMSLREEYKNEQPLKGARIAGCLHMTIQTAVLIETLQALGAEVTWSSCNIFSTQDQAAAAIAAAGTAVYAWKGLTEEEFDWCIEQTLFFGEDRKPLNMILDDGGDLTNMVLDKYPELAAGINGLSEETTTGVHRLYERVKAGTLPMPAINVNDSVTKSKFDNKYGCKESAVDAIRRATDIMLAGKRVTVCGYGDVGKGTAASFKGAGSIVTVTEIDPICALQAAMDGFEVKRLETVVGNSDIIITTTGNKDIIQGRHFEAMKDKVIVCNIGHFDNEIDMAWLNKNHGNTKDTIKPQVDKYNINGNDIILLAEGRLVNLGCATGHPSFVMSNSFTNQTLAQIELWKNADAYGNDVYMLPKHLDEKVAKLHLAKIGVELTELREEQASYIGVTVDGPYKPEHYRY from the coding sequence ATGAGCACTAAATTAGCTTACGTACCAAATAAAGTTAAAGATATTTCTTTAGCAGCTTGGGGAAGAAAAGAAATTTTATTGGCAGAGGCAGAAATGCCAGGATTAATGTCTTTAAGAGAAGAGTACAAAAACGAGCAACCTTTAAAAGGAGCTAGAATTGCAGGTTGTCTTCACATGACAATTCAAACAGCAGTTTTAATAGAAACTTTACAAGCTTTAGGAGCAGAAGTTACTTGGAGTTCTTGTAATATTTTTTCTACACAAGATCAGGCAGCAGCAGCAATTGCAGCAGCAGGAACAGCAGTTTATGCTTGGAAAGGTTTAACTGAAGAAGAATTTGACTGGTGTATAGAGCAAACTTTATTCTTTGGAGAAGATAGAAAACCATTAAACATGATTTTAGATGATGGTGGAGATTTAACGAACATGGTTTTAGATAAATATCCAGAATTAGCTGCAGGAATCAATGGTTTATCAGAAGAAACTACAACAGGAGTTCATAGACTTTACGAAAGAGTAAAAGCCGGAACTTTACCAATGCCAGCAATTAACGTAAACGATTCTGTTACAAAATCTAAATTCGATAATAAATATGGTTGTAAAGAATCTGCAGTAGATGCAATTCGTAGAGCAACAGATATTATGTTAGCCGGTAAACGTGTAACTGTTTGTGGTTATGGAGATGTTGGTAAAGGTACAGCAGCTTCTTTTAAAGGAGCAGGTTCTATTGTAACGGTTACAGAAATCGATCCTATTTGTGCTTTACAAGCTGCAATGGACGGTTTTGAAGTAAAACGTTTAGAAACTGTTGTTGGTAATTCAGACATTATTATTACAACTACAGGAAACAAAGATATTATTCAAGGTCGTCATTTTGAGGCTATGAAAGACAAGGTTATTGTATGTAACATTGGGCATTTCGATAACGAAATTGACATGGCTTGGTTAAATAAAAACCATGGTAATACAAAAGATACAATTAAACCACAGGTTGATAAATACAACATTAACGGAAACGACATTATTTTATTAGCAGAAGGTCGTTTAGTAAACTTAGGTTGTGCAACAGGTCACCCAAGTTTTGTAATGTCTAACTCATTTACAAACCAGACTTTAGCGCAAATAGAATTATGGAAAAACGCTGATGCTTACGGAAATGATGTATACATGTTACCAAAACATTTAGATGAAAAAGTAGCAAAATTACACTTAGCAAAAATAGGAGTAGAGCTTACAGAATTACGTGAAGAGCAAGCTTCTTATATTGGTGTAACTGTAGATGGTCCTTATAAGCCAGAACACTATAGATACTAG